The nucleotide window GAGGGCGGAAGGGTCGTTCTCATGGACTTCAGTTCGGCGTCCGCTACCGATCCCAACGCTGTGGAAGACCGCGTGTACGGAACTCCCCAGACAGCCGCACCGGAGCGGCTGCGTGGCGACAAGGCCACCGCCGCCACGGACATCTATAGCACCGGCGTGCTCCTGTTCCGCCTCGTCACCGGGCGGTTCCCGGTGGAGGGACGCTCCTACGAGCATCTCGCCGAGAAGCATTCGCGAGGGGAGCGCACGCTGGTGCGGGAGCTTCGACCTTCGATCCCGACTTGGTTCGCGTCGGTCGTGGATCGCGCGATCGAGCCCGAGCCGTCCAACCGATTCGCGAGCGCGGTCCGCATGGAGCACGCCCTCGCAGATGGCCTCCGAAGGCACTTCCCTTCGCACCACCCGCCTAGCCCACGCCTCGTTGTCTCCATGGCCGCGACGGTTCTCGCGTTCGTCGTGATTGACTCGCTGCCACCCTACGGCGGCGACCGGAGCCCGGCCCGTTCCGAACGGCGAAGTGAACTCCAGATCGAGGCATCTCTGATGCGTGAGCGCCCGGAAGGAGTCGCCCCGCTTCGGAGTGGCGACGAGATCCGTCCCGGTGACGGCGTGTTCCTGGAAGTCCGTTCCGACGAACCCGTATGGACGTACGTGATCAACCGTGACCAGGCGGGTTCGGTGTTCGTGCTCCACCCCCTTCCGGGTTTCGACCGGCCGAACCCGCTCGCACCGCTGAAGTCGCACCGACTCCCAGGGCAGCACAAGGGGGTCACGGTCAGCTGGCGGGTGTCGAGCGCAGGCGGAGACGAGGAATTCATCCTGGTCGCCATGCGGAAGTATCGGGCCGATCTGGAGATGGCGGTGAATGTTCTCCCTCACGCGATTCCCCCCGGAGAAGCGAGGCTCACCGAAGGCCTGGGCCCGGAGGCCACGGTGACACGCGGGACGGCGGAGACCGCTCCATCCCTCCACCCTGAGCCGCCGCTCTCCACGACATTGCCCCTTGCCCTCGAGGCCGTCCTGTCGGGCCCCAGGGACCCGGACATCCGGGTCGTACGCTTCCATCTGAAGAACCCCGCCTCGTAGGCGAAGGCCGAGTTTGAAGGTTCTCCAGATACCCTAGACAGGGGTGGATCACTGGGCGGGTCATCGGCGCCCTGGGCCAGAACGGCCGGGGCGCCGATGTGCGTTACGATGTATCCGGAAGGACCTCACCCCACCCCGTGCCGCACCATGATGATCTCGGCGC belongs to Candidatus Eisenbacteria bacterium and includes:
- a CDS encoding serine/threonine-protein kinase; amino-acid sequence: MPTERNSGDGQQEDGPEPFLDPGLMDVAAQIADGVTIDWNAVERDHPGTSEAVEGLKEMERLLRAQRPVRPSPPPLSPIGAWGHLQLIEGIARGSVGEVYRAYDPHLQIEVALKLFQEDLSPGRRSSLQRCLDEARQAVRIRHRNVVAIYGADVHDRRAGIWMELIRGKTLETILNENGAFDADEAARIGLQICSALAEVHAFGMAHGDVKTTNVMREEGGRVVLMDFSSASATDPNAVEDRVYGTPQTAAPERLRGDKATAATDIYSTGVLLFRLVTGRFPVEGRSYEHLAEKHSRGERTLVRELRPSIPTWFASVVDRAIEPEPSNRFASAVRMEHALADGLRRHFPSHHPPSPRLVVSMAATVLAFVVIDSLPPYGGDRSPARSERRSELQIEASLMRERPEGVAPLRSGDEIRPGDGVFLEVRSDEPVWTYVINRDQAGSVFVLHPLPGFDRPNPLAPLKSHRLPGQHKGVTVSWRVSSAGGDEEFILVAMRKYRADLEMAVNVLPHAIPPGEARLTEGLGPEATVTRGTAETAPSLHPEPPLSTTLPLALEAVLSGPRDPDIRVVRFHLKNPAS